The proteins below are encoded in one region of Streptomyces sp. NBC_00490:
- a CDS encoding 3'-5' exonuclease has product MTCWYEGPLAAFDTETTGVDVETDRIVSAAVVVQDAPGTRPRVTRWLVNPGVPVPEAATEVHGLTDDHLQRNGRWPAPVMYEIAEHLTEQAAAGRPLVVMNAPFDLTILDRELRRHRASSLDRWFESSRLLVLDPRVLDKHLDRYRKGRRTLTDLCAHYEVTLDGAHDAGADALAALDVVRAVGRRFAARLERLSAGELHALQTGWHAAQARGLQAWFARSGTPEVVDTAWPLRPELPAAAA; this is encoded by the coding sequence ATGACGTGCTGGTACGAAGGGCCCCTGGCCGCCTTCGACACGGAGACCACGGGTGTCGACGTCGAGACCGACCGGATCGTGTCGGCCGCCGTCGTCGTCCAGGACGCCCCGGGGACCCGGCCGCGGGTGACCCGGTGGCTGGTGAACCCGGGTGTTCCGGTGCCGGAGGCGGCGACGGAGGTGCATGGACTGACGGACGACCATCTGCAGCGCAACGGCCGCTGGCCGGCGCCGGTGATGTACGAGATAGCGGAACACCTGACCGAACAGGCCGCCGCGGGCCGCCCGCTGGTGGTCATGAACGCGCCGTTCGATCTGACCATCCTGGACCGGGAGTTGCGTCGCCATCGGGCTTCGTCGCTGGACCGCTGGTTCGAGTCGTCGCGGCTGCTGGTGCTGGACCCGAGGGTCCTCGACAAACATCTGGACCGCTACCGCAAGGGCCGTCGCACGCTGACGGACCTGTGCGCGCACTACGAGGTCACGCTGGACGGCGCGCACGACGCGGGCGCGGACGCGCTGGCCGCGCTGGATGTCGTGCGGGCCGTGGGGCGCCGTTTCGCGGCCCGGCTCGAGCGGCTGAGCGCGGGCGAGCTGCACGCGCTCCAGACCGGGTGGCACGCGGCGCAGGCACGAGGGCTGCAGGCGTGGTTCGCGCGCAGTGGGACCCCGGAGGTGGTGGACACGGCGTGGCCGCTGCGTCCGGAGCTGCCCGCGGCGGCCGCCTGA
- a CDS encoding SRPBCC family protein produces MDWTHYRFRTQWDLSAPPATVYDALEQAEDYPRWWPQVRGVDRLDDTTGVITIRATLPYDLVFTAREVRRDRAAGVLEIAMTGDLEGWARWTIDGDEARSLARYEQVVDVNKPLLRRLAVPGRPVFRANHWLMMRAGQRGLAAYLEAV; encoded by the coding sequence ATGGACTGGACCCATTACCGCTTCCGTACGCAGTGGGACCTGAGCGCGCCGCCCGCCACCGTCTACGACGCCCTGGAACAGGCCGAGGACTACCCCCGCTGGTGGCCCCAGGTCCGCGGGGTCGACCGTCTCGACGACACCACCGGCGTCATCACGATCCGGGCCACCCTGCCCTATGACCTGGTCTTCACCGCGCGAGAGGTGCGGCGCGACCGGGCGGCCGGAGTGCTGGAGATCGCCATGACCGGGGACCTGGAGGGATGGGCGCGCTGGACGATCGACGGGGACGAGGCGCGCAGCCTCGCCCGCTACGAGCAGGTCGTCGACGTGAACAAGCCGCTTTTGAGGCGCCTAGCCGTGCCCGGACGGCCGGTGTTCCGCGCCAACCACTGGCTGATGATGCGGGCCGGACAACGGGGCCTGGCCGCGTACTTGGAAGCGGTTTGA
- a CDS encoding SCO7613 C-terminal domain-containing membrane protein produces the protein MTHIPPPAEELRLLDAELWQLDRRRAQLLARRAWLIAALQPRPTTRPAAVASPRPETSAPGVQNLLLLLGGVLLTIAAMVFTLVSWGHLGIAGRGLVLGALTLAALAAPLPLVKRGLRSTAEAVAGLGLALTVLDAYALYEVALPGTGGAGYTAAASALLAGLWLAYGLLPRAAELRLPLPAALAAAQLPLFFWAVSSSAGAHGIVAALLVTAAFDTGVALRVTTRSVRVVAAVGGYGLGSSGALTAGWLSWTATGPSAAARAAALILLAAAIALGAAWRGGLGKGHAVGLAVTSGLLAVAALGGAVRPAVPDAWTVPVQLACGIALLAAVRTGRLPEAVREGLAWSSAVVQGLAVLWALPLVAITLLGPVAWTFRAWSGAPATMREAVTVDVPWPPDMAAAPLVLVAVAAVLALAFRNTDRHARALTGALVLTWAAALTVPAVLELPYTTGLLALGALTAVALAAPYGQPTATILALATSADLAFTALASQTATLTALGALTAFFAAVSWRLTSVTAPAALAYATALACATGAAADWPPQHTALLVLVVPVAAALIAPRVTERIPLEVAGAVAGLLAIGLAATDLPMLALVLALCAVIAAGTAIRPDRRPVGYAAAVLFVLATWVRLAAWEVDMPEAYTIPVTVPALVVGFLRLRRDPLTSSWTAFGPGLAATLLPSLAAAWTDPHWTRPLLLGLAALSLTLLGAGHNLRAPLLLGGTVLALDALHELAPYIVQVTDALPRWVLPALAGLLLLALGATYEQRIRNVRRAREILGRMN, from the coding sequence ATGACGCACATTCCGCCCCCGGCCGAGGAGCTGCGGCTCCTCGATGCCGAACTGTGGCAACTCGACCGCCGCCGGGCCCAGTTGCTGGCCCGCCGGGCGTGGCTCATCGCCGCGCTGCAGCCGCGGCCGACGACGCGGCCGGCCGCCGTGGCCTCGCCTCGCCCGGAGACCAGCGCGCCCGGCGTGCAGAACCTCCTCCTGCTGCTGGGCGGTGTCCTGCTCACGATCGCCGCGATGGTGTTCACGCTGGTCAGCTGGGGCCACCTGGGGATCGCCGGCCGCGGTCTGGTGCTCGGCGCGCTCACGCTGGCCGCGCTCGCCGCTCCGCTGCCCCTGGTGAAGCGCGGGCTGCGCTCGACGGCCGAGGCGGTGGCGGGCCTGGGTCTGGCGCTGACGGTGCTCGACGCGTACGCCCTGTACGAGGTCGCCCTGCCCGGGACGGGCGGCGCGGGCTACACCGCGGCCGCGTCGGCGCTGCTGGCGGGGCTCTGGCTGGCGTACGGCCTGCTGCCGCGGGCGGCGGAGCTGCGTCTGCCCCTCCCTGCCGCGCTGGCCGCGGCCCAACTCCCGCTGTTCTTCTGGGCGGTCTCGTCCTCCGCGGGCGCCCACGGCATCGTGGCCGCGCTGCTGGTGACGGCCGCGTTCGACACAGGTGTCGCACTCCGGGTGACGACCAGGTCCGTACGGGTCGTCGCCGCCGTCGGCGGGTACGGCCTGGGCTCCTCGGGCGCACTGACGGCCGGCTGGTTGTCCTGGACGGCCACCGGTCCGAGCGCCGCCGCCCGTGCGGCGGCGCTCATCCTCCTCGCGGCGGCGATCGCCCTGGGCGCGGCCTGGCGCGGCGGCCTGGGCAAGGGCCACGCCGTCGGCCTCGCCGTGACCTCGGGTCTCCTCGCGGTCGCCGCGCTGGGCGGCGCGGTCCGCCCCGCGGTGCCGGACGCGTGGACGGTTCCGGTGCAGCTCGCCTGCGGGATCGCCCTGTTGGCGGCCGTGCGGACCGGGCGGCTGCCGGAGGCGGTACGCGAGGGACTGGCCTGGTCCTCCGCCGTCGTGCAGGGGCTCGCGGTGCTGTGGGCGCTGCCGCTCGTGGCGATCACCCTGCTGGGGCCGGTCGCCTGGACGTTCCGGGCCTGGTCCGGGGCGCCGGCGACCATGCGTGAGGCGGTGACGGTGGACGTGCCCTGGCCGCCGGACATGGCGGCGGCACCGCTCGTCCTGGTGGCCGTCGCGGCGGTGCTCGCCCTGGCGTTCAGGAACACCGACCGGCACGCCCGAGCCCTGACCGGCGCGCTGGTGCTCACCTGGGCCGCGGCCCTGACGGTTCCGGCGGTCCTCGAACTCCCCTACACGACCGGACTGTTGGCGCTCGGCGCCCTGACGGCGGTCGCGCTCGCCGCCCCGTACGGGCAGCCGACGGCGACGATCCTCGCCCTCGCCACCTCCGCCGACCTCGCCTTCACCGCGCTGGCCTCACAGACGGCGACCCTCACCGCGCTCGGCGCCCTCACCGCCTTCTTCGCGGCGGTCTCCTGGCGGCTCACGTCCGTCACGGCCCCGGCCGCCCTCGCGTACGCCACCGCGCTGGCCTGCGCGACGGGAGCGGCCGCGGACTGGCCGCCGCAGCACACCGCGCTGCTGGTCCTGGTGGTCCCGGTGGCCGCGGCCCTGATCGCGCCGCGCGTGACCGAGCGGATCCCCCTCGAGGTGGCGGGTGCCGTCGCCGGACTGCTCGCCATCGGACTCGCCGCGACCGACCTGCCGATGCTCGCCCTGGTACTTGCCCTGTGCGCGGTGATCGCAGCGGGCACGGCGATCCGCCCGGACCGCCGCCCTGTGGGCTACGCGGCCGCCGTCCTGTTCGTCCTGGCGACCTGGGTACGTCTGGCGGCCTGGGAGGTCGACATGCCCGAGGCGTACACGATCCCGGTGACCGTCCCGGCGCTGGTCGTCGGCTTCCTGCGGCTGCGCCGCGACCCCCTGACCTCGTCCTGGACGGCCTTCGGCCCCGGCCTCGCCGCCACGCTCCTGCCGAGCCTCGCAGCGGCCTGGACCGACCCGCACTGGACCCGCCCCCTCCTGCTGGGCCTGGCCGCCCTCTCCCTGACCCTGCTGGGCGCCGGCCACAACCTCCGCGCACCCCTCCTGCTGGGCGGCACGGTCCTGGCCCTGGACGCGCTGCACGAACTCGCCCCGTACATCGTCCAGGTGACCGACGCCCTCCCCCGCTGGGTACTTCCCGCCCTCGCCGGCCTCCTGCTGCTGGCACTGGGAGCGACGTACGAGCAGCGCATCAGGAACGTCCGCAGGGCGCGGGAGATCCTGGGGCGGATGAACTAG
- a CDS encoding elongation factor G-like protein EF-G2 gives MGDKANANPGAAGRATAADHPASVRNVVLVGHSGSGKTTLVEALALTAGAVNRAGRVEDGGTVSDYDEIEHRQNRSVQLSLVPVPWDGIKVNLLDTPGYADFVGELRAGLRAADAALFVVSASDGVDGSTRMVWEECAAVGMPRALVITHLESARADFEAMTRTCAEAFGGDDPDAVLPLYLPLHGPQGPDGHAPVTGLIGLLSQKLFDYSSGERKESEPGEDQLPQIEEARNRLIEGIIAESEDETLMDRYLGGEEVDVKTLIEDLERAVARGVFFPVLAAAPAAGGAKQGLGTVEVLELITRGFPTPFEHPTPGVTTIDGTPREVKACDTDGPLVAEVVKTSSDPYVGRVSLVRIFSGTLRPDETVHVSGHGLADRGHEDHDVDERVGALSTPFGKQQRPVTHAIAGDLVCVAKLSRAETGDTLSAKDDPLLMEPWEMPDPLLPLAIEAHSKADEDKLSQGLSRLVAEDPTMRLEQNQDTHQVVLWCLGEAHADVALERLRSRYGVQVDVVPHKVSLRETFADKSAGRGRHVKQSGGHGQFAICAIEVEPLPGGSGIEFVDKVVGGAVPRQFIPSVEKGVRAQAARGIAAGHALVDVRITLVDGKAHSVDSSDAAFQTAGALALREAAADARIHLLEPVAEVSVLVGDDYVGAVMSDLSGRRGRVLGTEQTSGNRTVVRAEVPEIEIGRYAVDLRSLSHGTARFNRSYARHEPMPPQIAERIREEARAS, from the coding sequence GGATCGGGCAAGACCACATTGGTGGAAGCTCTCGCGCTGACGGCGGGGGCGGTGAACAGGGCGGGTCGCGTGGAGGACGGCGGCACCGTCTCCGACTACGACGAGATCGAACACCGGCAGAACCGTTCGGTGCAGCTCTCCCTGGTGCCCGTCCCATGGGACGGCATCAAGGTCAATCTCCTCGACACCCCCGGATACGCCGACTTCGTCGGGGAACTGAGGGCCGGTCTGCGAGCGGCGGACGCGGCCCTTTTCGTCGTCTCGGCCTCCGACGGCGTGGACGGCTCGACCCGCATGGTGTGGGAGGAGTGCGCGGCCGTCGGCATGCCGCGCGCGCTCGTGATCACCCACCTGGAGTCCGCGCGGGCGGACTTCGAGGCGATGACACGCACCTGTGCGGAGGCGTTCGGCGGGGACGACCCCGACGCCGTGCTCCCCCTGTACCTGCCGCTGCACGGCCCGCAGGGGCCGGACGGGCACGCGCCCGTGACCGGTCTGATCGGCCTGCTGTCGCAGAAGCTGTTCGACTACTCCTCCGGTGAGCGCAAGGAGTCCGAGCCGGGCGAGGACCAGCTGCCGCAGATCGAGGAGGCCCGCAACCGGCTGATCGAGGGGATCATCGCCGAGAGCGAGGACGAGACCCTCATGGACCGCTACCTCGGCGGTGAAGAGGTCGACGTCAAGACACTGATCGAGGACCTGGAGCGGGCCGTCGCGCGCGGTGTCTTCTTCCCTGTCCTCGCCGCCGCCCCCGCGGCCGGGGGCGCCAAGCAGGGGCTCGGCACGGTCGAGGTGCTGGAGCTCATCACCAGGGGCTTCCCGACGCCCTTCGAACACCCCACGCCCGGCGTCACCACCATCGACGGCACACCGCGCGAGGTGAAGGCCTGCGACACGGACGGCCCGCTGGTCGCGGAGGTCGTCAAGACGTCCTCCGACCCCTACGTCGGCCGGGTCTCCCTCGTCCGCATCTTCTCCGGCACCCTGCGCCCCGACGAGACGGTGCACGTCTCCGGCCACGGTCTGGCCGACCGCGGGCACGAGGACCACGACGTCGACGAACGCGTCGGGGCCCTGTCCACCCCGTTCGGCAAACAGCAGCGCCCGGTGACGCACGCCATCGCCGGCGACCTGGTGTGCGTGGCCAAGCTGAGCCGCGCGGAGACCGGCGACACCCTCTCGGCCAAGGACGACCCGCTCCTGATGGAGCCCTGGGAGATGCCCGACCCGCTGCTGCCGCTCGCCATCGAGGCACACAGCAAGGCCGACGAGGACAAGCTCTCGCAGGGCCTGAGCCGGCTGGTCGCCGAGGACCCGACCATGCGGCTCGAACAGAACCAGGACACCCACCAGGTGGTCCTGTGGTGCCTGGGCGAGGCACACGCCGACGTGGCGCTGGAGCGGCTGCGCAGCCGGTACGGCGTCCAGGTCGACGTCGTACCGCACAAGGTCTCCCTCCGGGAGACGTTCGCCGACAAGTCGGCGGGCCGCGGCCGGCATGTCAAGCAGTCCGGCGGACACGGGCAGTTCGCCATCTGCGCGATCGAGGTGGAGCCGCTGCCGGGCGGCTCGGGCATCGAGTTCGTGGACAAGGTCGTCGGCGGCGCGGTGCCCCGGCAGTTCATCCCCTCCGTCGAGAAGGGCGTGCGGGCCCAGGCAGCCAGGGGCATCGCGGCCGGCCACGCGCTCGTCGACGTACGGATCACGCTGGTCGACGGCAAGGCGCACTCGGTGGACTCCTCCGACGCCGCGTTCCAGACGGCCGGCGCGCTGGCGCTGCGGGAGGCGGCGGCGGACGCGAGGATCCACCTCCTCGAACCGGTGGCCGAGGTGAGCGTTCTGGTCGGCGACGACTACGTGGGCGCCGTGATGAGCGACCTGTCCGGGCGGCGCGGCCGGGTTCTCGGCACCGAGCAGACCAGCGGGAACCGCACCGTCGTCAGGGCCGAGGTGCCGGAGATCGAGATCGGACGCTACGCCGTCGACCTGCGCTCCCTGTCGCACGGCACGGCACGCTTCAACCGCTCCTACGCACGGCACGAACCCATGCCGCCGCAGATCGCCGAGAGGATTCGCGAAGAGGCGCGCGCCTCCTAG
- a CDS encoding HIT family protein: MLPCMTSEPEQQWGVGTQDAFQRLWTPHRMAYIQGENKPTGPGADDGCPFCSIPAKSDEDGLIVRRGEQVYAVLNLYPYNGGHLMVVPYRHVADYTDLTEPETIELAALTKQAMTALRTASGAHGFNIGMNQGTVAGAGIAAHLHQHIVPRWGGDTNFMPVVGHTRVLPQLLADTRKMLAEAWPS, from the coding sequence ATGCTTCCCTGCATGACGAGTGAGCCGGAGCAGCAGTGGGGAGTGGGGACCCAGGACGCGTTCCAGCGTCTGTGGACGCCCCATCGGATGGCCTACATCCAGGGTGAGAACAAGCCGACCGGCCCAGGCGCCGACGACGGATGTCCCTTCTGCTCCATTCCGGCCAAGTCCGACGAGGACGGTCTGATCGTCCGGCGCGGTGAGCAGGTGTACGCCGTGCTGAATCTGTATCCGTACAACGGTGGCCATCTGATGGTCGTGCCCTACCGGCATGTCGCCGACTACACGGACCTGACCGAGCCGGAGACCATCGAGCTCGCCGCTCTCACCAAGCAGGCGATGACCGCGCTGCGCACCGCGTCCGGCGCCCACGGTTTCAACATCGGGATGAACCAGGGCACGGTGGCCGGCGCCGGTATCGCCGCCCACCTCCACCAGCACATCGTCCCGCGCTGGGGCGGCGACACGAACTTCATGCCGGTCGTCGGGCACACGCGGGTGCTGCCGCAGCTGCTCGCCGACACCCGGAAGATGCTGGCGGAGGCCTGGCCCTCGTAA
- the thrS gene encoding threonine--tRNA ligase, producing the protein MSDVRVIIQRDSEREERTVTTGTTAAELFAGERSIIAARVAGELKDLAYVVAEGDEVEGVEISSKDGLDILRHSTAHVMAQAVQELFPEAKLGIGPPVKDGFYYDFDVEKPFTPEDLKAIEKKMQEIQKRGQRFSRRVVTDEDAREELAAEPYKLELIGLKGSASSDDGADVEVGAGELTIYDNLDAKTGDLCWKDLCRGPHLPTTRNIPAFKLMRNAAAYWRGSEKNPMLQRIYGTAWPSKDELKAHLDFLAEAEKRDHRKLGSELDLFSIPEQIGSGLAVFHPKGGIIRRVMEDYSRRRHEEEGYEFVYTPHATKGKLFEQSGHLDWYADGMYPPMQLDEGVDYYLKPMNCPMHNLIFDARGRSYRELPLRLFEFGTVYRYEKSGVVHGLTRARGFTQDDAHIYCTREQMSEELDKTLTFVLGLLRDYGLTDFYLELSTKDPEKFVGTDEVWEEATETLRQVAEKQGLPLVPDPGGAAFYGPKISVQTKDAIGRTWQMSTIQLDFNLPERFDLEYTGPDGSKQRPVMIHRALFGSIERFFAVLLEHYAGAFPAWLAPVQATGIPIGDAHVEYLEKFAAAAKKQGLRVEVDSSSDRMQKKIRNAQKQKVPFMVIAGDEDMAGGSVSFRYRDGSQENGIPFDEAIAKIAKVVEERVQV; encoded by the coding sequence GTGTCAGACGTCCGTGTGATCATCCAACGCGATTCCGAGCGGGAAGAGCGCACGGTGACGACGGGCACTACGGCCGCCGAGCTCTTCGCCGGCGAGCGCTCGATCATCGCCGCGCGCGTGGCCGGTGAGCTGAAGGACCTCGCGTACGTCGTCGCCGAGGGCGACGAGGTCGAGGGCGTCGAGATCTCCTCCAAGGACGGTCTCGACATCCTGCGCCACTCCACCGCCCACGTCATGGCGCAGGCCGTGCAGGAGCTCTTCCCCGAGGCCAAGCTGGGCATCGGCCCGCCGGTCAAGGACGGCTTCTACTACGACTTCGACGTCGAGAAGCCGTTCACGCCCGAGGATCTCAAGGCCATCGAGAAGAAGATGCAGGAGATCCAGAAGCGGGGGCAGCGCTTCTCCCGCCGTGTGGTGACCGACGAGGACGCCCGCGAGGAACTGGCCGCCGAGCCGTACAAGCTGGAGCTGATCGGTCTCAAGGGCTCGGCCTCCTCCGACGACGGCGCGGACGTCGAGGTCGGCGCCGGTGAGCTGACGATCTACGACAACCTCGACGCCAAGACCGGCGACCTGTGCTGGAAGGACCTCTGCCGCGGTCCCCACCTGCCCACCACCCGGAACATCCCGGCGTTCAAGCTGATGCGCAACGCGGCCGCCTACTGGCGCGGCAGCGAGAAGAACCCGATGCTCCAGCGCATCTACGGCACCGCCTGGCCCTCCAAGGACGAGCTGAAGGCCCACCTCGACTTCCTCGCCGAGGCCGAGAAGCGCGACCACCGCAAGCTCGGTTCCGAACTCGACCTGTTCTCCATCCCGGAGCAGATCGGCTCCGGCCTCGCCGTCTTCCACCCCAAGGGCGGCATCATCCGCCGGGTCATGGAGGACTACTCGCGCCGCCGCCACGAGGAGGAGGGCTACGAGTTCGTCTACACCCCGCACGCGACGAAGGGGAAGCTCTTCGAGCAGTCCGGGCACCTGGACTGGTACGCCGACGGCATGTACCCGCCCATGCAGCTCGACGAGGGCGTGGACTACTACCTGAAGCCCATGAACTGCCCGATGCACAACCTGATCTTCGACGCGCGCGGCCGCTCGTACCGTGAACTGCCGCTGCGCCTCTTCGAGTTCGGGACCGTGTACCGGTACGAGAAGTCCGGGGTCGTGCACGGACTCACCCGCGCGCGTGGCTTCACGCAGGACGACGCGCACATCTACTGCACCCGTGAGCAGATGTCGGAGGAGCTCGACAAGACGCTCACCTTCGTCCTCGGCCTGCTGCGGGACTACGGTCTGACCGACTTCTACCTGGAGCTGTCCACCAAGGACCCGGAGAAGTTCGTCGGCACCGACGAGGTCTGGGAAGAGGCCACGGAGACCCTCCGCCAGGTCGCCGAGAAGCAGGGCCTCCCGCTGGTCCCGGACCCGGGCGGCGCCGCGTTCTACGGTCCGAAGATCTCCGTCCAGACCAAGGACGCGATCGGCCGGACCTGGCAGATGTCGACGATCCAGCTCGACTTCAACCTGCCGGAGCGCTTCGACCTGGAGTACACGGGCCCCGACGGCTCCAAGCAGCGCCCGGTCATGATCCACCGCGCGCTGTTCGGCTCCATCGAGCGGTTCTTCGCTGTCCTCCTGGAGCACTACGCGGGCGCCTTCCCGGCGTGGCTGGCCCCGGTCCAGGCGACCGGCATCCCGATCGGGGACGCGCACGTGGAGTACCTGGAGAAGTTCGCCGCCGCGGCGAAGAAGCAGGGTCTGCGGGTCGAGGTGGACTCCTCCTCCGACCGGATGCAGAAGAAGATCAGGAACGCCCAGAAGCAGAAGGTGCCCTTCATGGTCATCGCGGGCGACGAGGACATGGCGGGCGGCTCGGTCTCCTTCCGCTACCGCGACGGCTCCCAGGAGAACGGCATCCCGTTCGACGAGGCCATCGCGAAGATCGCGAAGGTCGTCGAGGAGCGGGTCCAGGTCTGA
- a CDS encoding DUF4365 domain-containing protein encodes MAIAQPERGGLLPERTGPLRGTLATTACMETLQVGYLHAVAAAAGCSLSQPFPDNGIDWHVSHGSPGHTVDDEVTIKVQLKCTYQVAPNPPGRFFSFTLDNDHLRKLARTPVSVHKILVVMLVPRSQDDWLRASHDRLDLRHCCYWVNLAGHPITGRTRTTVRIPTSRIFDDRALCEIMTRVGTGGRP; translated from the coding sequence ATGGCGATAGCGCAGCCCGAGCGGGGCGGGCTGCTGCCCGAGCGCACGGGCCCCCTTCGCGGCACACTCGCCACCACCGCCTGCATGGAAACCTTGCAGGTGGGCTATCTGCACGCCGTCGCCGCGGCGGCCGGCTGCTCGTTGTCGCAGCCCTTCCCGGACAACGGGATCGACTGGCACGTCAGCCATGGCTCGCCCGGGCACACCGTCGACGACGAGGTCACCATCAAGGTGCAGCTCAAGTGCACGTACCAGGTCGCGCCGAACCCCCCGGGACGGTTCTTCTCCTTCACGCTCGACAACGACCATCTGCGCAAGCTCGCGCGCACCCCCGTCTCGGTGCACAAGATCCTTGTCGTCATGCTCGTGCCGAGATCCCAGGACGACTGGCTGCGCGCCAGCCACGACCGGCTCGACCTCCGGCACTGCTGCTACTGGGTCAACCTGGCCGGCCACCCGATCACCGGCCGCACCCGCACCACCGTGCGGATACCGACCTCACGCATCTTCGACGACCGGGCGCTGTGCGAGATCATGACGCGGGTCGGCACGGGAGGCAGACCATGA